The following proteins come from a genomic window of Leucoraja erinacea ecotype New England chromosome 1, Leri_hhj_1, whole genome shotgun sequence:
- the LOC129700151 gene encoding interleukin-8-like: MDRAASVTILILLLFAVTAQGTPIVGANERCKCAKTRSDVIHPNSIRSLKFIPRGSHCDNAEIIITKKNGNKVCVDPEAKWLEVLITANKGVKRGN, encoded by the exons ATGGACAGAGCAGCCAGTGTGACCATCCTCATCCTCCTTCTGTTTGCCGTCACTGCACAGG GTACTCCCATCGTAGGAGCAAATGAACGGTGCAAATGCGCTAAGACCAGATCTGATGTTATTCATCCAAATTCCATCCGGAGCCTGAAATTTATTCCAAGAGGATCTCACTGTGATAATGCAGAGATAAT TATTACGAAGAAAAATGGGAATAAAGTGTGTGTGGATCCTGAAGCCAAGTGGTTGGAAGTGCTTATAACTGCCAATAAAG GTGTCAAACGAGGCAATTGA